One stretch of Schlesneria sp. DSM 10557 DNA includes these proteins:
- a CDS encoding exonuclease SbcCD subunit D: MKFLHAADIHLDSALEGLERYEVAPVDLIRGATRRALEKLVALALTEQVDFVVISGDLYNGNWSDYNTGLFFVKQMDKLSSAGIQLYLIAGNHDAANIMTRSLRLPANKDGQSIMLSHEMAETRRLDDLGVAIHGRSFGNRAELQNMVPHYPQPVPHWFNIGMLHTSLSGSEEHDTYAPCTPTDLRSKGYDYWALGHIHKRTVVPEQTTADLWTSGIYSGNIQGRHIREPGPRGCFVVTVDRQFQAQVKFHPLDVFRWEVVTLPCESFAKARDIYGPLQDELLALCNRNKGLPLGVRVELTGATVAHRDLTSHRTAVTAEIRSLAARVSHEQIWVEQVKFRTREPLRQSELSRTDGPLGELEQYLEKLDRDPAAISPLIDELKDLAKKLPSELLQPPDGLLLDNPDWIREVLQEVKPLLLDRLNG; this comes from the coding sequence ATGAAATTTTTGCATGCGGCCGACATACATCTGGATAGTGCTCTGGAGGGACTGGAGCGTTATGAAGTCGCGCCGGTGGATCTCATTCGAGGAGCGACTCGGCGGGCTCTGGAAAAACTTGTCGCTCTCGCACTGACCGAACAAGTCGATTTTGTCGTGATCTCAGGTGATCTCTATAACGGAAACTGGTCCGACTATAATACCGGACTGTTTTTCGTGAAGCAGATGGACAAGCTGAGCAGCGCGGGCATTCAGCTTTACCTGATCGCCGGTAACCACGATGCCGCCAACATTATGACTCGCAGTCTGCGGCTACCCGCCAACAAAGACGGTCAGAGCATCATGTTGTCGCACGAGATGGCAGAGACCCGTCGGCTTGATGATCTGGGAGTGGCCATTCACGGACGAAGTTTCGGCAATCGGGCGGAACTGCAGAACATGGTTCCGCACTATCCGCAACCTGTCCCGCACTGGTTCAATATCGGGATGCTCCATACAAGTCTGAGCGGGTCCGAAGAACACGACACCTACGCCCCGTGCACGCCGACGGACCTGCGGTCCAAGGGTTACGACTATTGGGCACTGGGACATATTCACAAGCGGACTGTTGTTCCCGAACAGACAACCGCTGACCTCTGGACGTCGGGCATTTACTCGGGAAACATTCAGGGACGCCATATTCGCGAGCCCGGCCCGCGGGGTTGCTTCGTCGTCACAGTGGACAGGCAATTTCAGGCGCAGGTCAAATTCCATCCGCTTGACGTTTTTCGCTGGGAGGTCGTCACGCTTCCCTGCGAAAGCTTCGCGAAGGCCAGAGACATCTATGGCCCCCTGCAAGACGAACTCCTCGCCCTCTGCAACAGGAACAAAGGGTTGCCACTGGGTGTTCGTGTCGAGCTGACAGGCGCAACGGTCGCTCATCGGGACCTGACAAGCCACCGCACTGCCGTGACGGCAGAAATCCGCAGCCTGGCAGCGAGAGTCTCTCATGAACAGATCTGGGTGGAACAGGTCAAGTTCCGTACCCGTGAGCCACTGCGTCAGTCCGAGCTGTCCCGAACCGATGGACCACTTGGCGAGCTGGAACAATACCTCGAAAAACTGGATCGTGACCCCGCCGCGATCTCGCCATTGATCGATGAACTCAAAGACCTCGCGAAAAAACTCCCCTCGGAATTACTGCAACCACCTGATGGACTGCTCCTGGATAACCCTGACTGGATTCGCGAAGTCCTTCAGGAAGTAAAACCGCTGCTGCTCGACCGCCTGAACGGGTAG
- a CDS encoding nitrate/nitrite transporter — protein sequence MSPETGSQPASRGSRYGWVIIVIAAMAMVATLPGRTHGLGMITERLLAEERFLLERVQYSNINLWATLLGGLFCLPCGWLIDRFGMRITLTATIAALAATVLWMTRINDLPTLSVAILLTRGFGQSALSVISITMVGKWFRDKISLPMAVYSLLLTVGFIYASIAARDYANQDWRVLWSGMGYALVAFVPIALLLTREPPQSFESVPSSSQNATAAVSSPQGFTLRQAMGTSAFWLFGIAISLVALIGSGTSLFNESVLTQQGFPKETFYDLMALSTTVGLFVKLPIGWLGQRISLNQLLAAGLILLSICLACLPYVHSPFGIKIYAVGMGVSGTITTVLFFTVWGQAFGRRYLGQIQSVSQMMTVLASALGPRLFAECFTRFGTYSGVFQFLAVLAMVVSIWSLFVRVPRPEEAPPTTHSDAVPALLSPLLQKNS from the coding sequence ATGTCACCCGAAACAGGTTCCCAACCCGCGTCCCGGGGTTCCCGCTACGGCTGGGTCATCATCGTGATTGCGGCAATGGCCATGGTCGCCACGCTGCCAGGTCGCACCCACGGACTCGGTATGATCACCGAGCGTCTGCTGGCGGAAGAACGGTTCCTCCTTGAGCGTGTCCAGTACAGCAATATCAATTTGTGGGCGACGCTCCTTGGCGGGCTGTTCTGTCTCCCCTGCGGCTGGCTGATCGACCGGTTTGGAATGCGGATCACACTGACGGCGACAATCGCAGCACTGGCCGCAACCGTGCTTTGGATGACACGAATCAATGATCTGCCCACCTTGTCCGTTGCCATTCTGTTGACACGTGGATTCGGACAGAGTGCTCTTTCGGTCATCAGTATCACCATGGTCGGCAAGTGGTTTCGGGACAAGATCAGTCTGCCGATGGCCGTCTACTCGTTACTTCTGACTGTTGGTTTCATCTACGCCAGTATCGCGGCCAGGGACTACGCCAACCAGGACTGGCGGGTCCTCTGGAGCGGGATGGGCTATGCACTTGTGGCATTCGTCCCGATTGCACTTTTGCTCACCCGGGAACCTCCTCAATCGTTCGAGTCTGTCCCCTCATCCAGTCAGAACGCTACGGCGGCGGTTTCATCACCTCAAGGCTTTACGCTCAGGCAGGCCATGGGGACATCGGCGTTCTGGCTGTTTGGAATCGCGATTTCCCTTGTGGCACTGATTGGATCAGGAACATCACTTTTTAATGAATCGGTTTTGACGCAGCAGGGTTTTCCCAAAGAAACGTTCTACGATCTCATGGCCCTGTCGACCACAGTCGGTCTGTTCGTAAAGCTTCCCATCGGTTGGCTGGGTCAACGAATCTCTCTGAATCAACTTCTCGCCGCTGGTCTGATCCTGCTGTCCATCTGCCTCGCGTGTCTCCCTTACGTGCATTCTCCCTTCGGAATCAAGATCTACGCGGTGGGAATGGGGGTATCAGGGACCATTACCACGGTGCTGTTCTTTACCGTCTGGGGTCAGGCCTTCGGTCGACGATATCTCGGTCAAATTCAGTCCGTGTCACAAATGATGACTGTCCTCGCATCGGCTCTGGGACCGCGACTGTTTGCTGAGTGCTTCACCCGGTTCGGGACTTACTCAGGCGTCTTCCAGTTTCTGGCAGTCCTGGCGATGGTTGTTTCAATCTGGTCTCTTTTCGTGCGAGTTCCGCGGCCCGAAGAGGCACCGCCCACAACACATTCCGACGCGGTCCCCGCCCTGCTCTCTCCCCTTTTGCAGAAGAATTCCTGA
- a CDS encoding prenyltransferase/squalene oxidase repeat-containing protein, with protein MHIRISLRGVFGCVASLATLSAVAGLTIPIAHSAENITLASAVSPGENRRDEPLAKSFSLEKAISFLDSAALTWQKERKCFTCHTNFAYLYVRPTHETADQASAEVRQFAEELVAHRWEDKGPRWDAEVVAAGAALAFNDALSEKPLHPLTRRALDRMLTLQREDGGFTWIKCDWPPMESDDHYGATLAAIAIGVAPDGYAQTKSAQLGLSKLRVYFKQNPGTTLHHRAMVLWGNTYAKGTLTDEESAAIVGELLALQKEDGGWGLATLGDWKRADGEEQDLKSSDGYGTGFVIYILRRSGLAADDPRIQRGIEWLKSHQRESGRWFTRSLHADSMHYITHAGTAFAVMALQECDETK; from the coding sequence ATGCATATCAGAATCTCCCTTCGCGGTGTCTTTGGCTGTGTCGCGAGTCTGGCAACACTGTCAGCAGTAGCGGGTCTGACGATCCCGATCGCCCATTCGGCAGAGAACATCACGCTCGCCAGCGCTGTTTCGCCGGGTGAAAACCGTCGCGACGAACCACTTGCAAAATCTTTCTCTCTCGAGAAAGCGATTTCCTTTCTGGACTCGGCAGCCCTGACCTGGCAGAAGGAACGAAAGTGCTTCACGTGTCATACCAATTTTGCGTATCTGTATGTTCGCCCCACCCATGAGACAGCGGACCAGGCCTCTGCGGAAGTTCGCCAGTTCGCGGAAGAACTCGTTGCTCACCGCTGGGAAGATAAAGGACCTCGCTGGGACGCTGAGGTTGTTGCTGCCGGAGCGGCATTGGCTTTCAACGATGCTTTGAGTGAAAAACCACTGCATCCTCTTACACGTCGGGCTCTCGACCGGATGCTGACGCTGCAGCGCGAGGACGGGGGATTCACGTGGATCAAATGCGACTGGCCACCGATGGAATCCGACGATCATTACGGAGCGACTCTGGCTGCCATCGCCATCGGTGTCGCACCGGACGGATACGCTCAAACGAAATCCGCACAACTGGGATTGTCGAAGTTACGTGTGTATTTCAAGCAGAATCCCGGCACCACGCTCCATCATCGGGCGATGGTCTTGTGGGGAAACACTTACGCGAAGGGAACTCTGACCGATGAGGAATCCGCCGCGATTGTCGGCGAACTGCTGGCACTGCAGAAAGAGGATGGCGGGTGGGGGCTGGCGACACTTGGTGACTGGAAACGGGCCGACGGAGAAGAGCAGGATCTGAAAAGCAGTGACGGATATGGTACGGGCTTTGTCATTTACATCCTTCGTCGCAGTGGCCTGGCCGCGGATGATCCCCGAATCCAGCGTGGAATTGAATGGCTGAAGTCACATCAGCGAGAAAGTGGCCGCTGGTTCACTCGGTCGCTCCACGCAGACAGCATGCATTATATTACTCACGCTGGTACGGCCTTCGCAGTGATGGCCCTGCAGGAATGTGACGAGACGAAATGA
- a CDS encoding phytanoyl-CoA dioxygenase family protein, translated as MVNLPADVSLVAAPPLFDQWKKDGFFMIRNFFSTDQIELLRHESDRLLTEHRHLISLRNLRCRYMPHHETGELLFEVFDPVNDISPVCTRFCDDARLAALLESLYGEPACLFKEKLIFKPPGAQGYQLHQDIPQGWKGFPRTFLTVLIPIDPSTEENGCTEVFSGYHNDFLMQDSSVYMLPDDIVDPQRKTCLALNPGDIAVFHGLTPHRSEPNRSTQMRRVLYVSYNALSDGGDQRDAHYAEFRERLAQHRAAQASASVYFE; from the coding sequence TTGGTTAACCTTCCCGCGGACGTGAGTTTGGTCGCCGCACCACCGTTATTCGATCAATGGAAGAAGGACGGCTTCTTCATGATTCGAAACTTTTTCTCGACCGATCAGATCGAATTGCTGCGCCACGAATCCGATCGACTGCTGACCGAACACCGCCATTTGATTTCACTGCGGAACCTGCGGTGCCGCTACATGCCGCACCACGAAACAGGCGAGCTCCTGTTCGAGGTATTCGATCCGGTCAACGATATCTCACCCGTCTGCACCCGATTTTGCGATGACGCTCGCCTGGCGGCGCTCCTCGAATCGCTTTACGGTGAGCCTGCCTGTCTCTTTAAAGAGAAACTGATCTTCAAGCCCCCCGGCGCACAGGGATATCAGCTCCATCAGGACATACCCCAGGGATGGAAGGGATTTCCTCGAACGTTCCTGACCGTTCTCATCCCAATTGACCCGAGCACCGAAGAGAATGGCTGCACAGAAGTCTTTTCAGGCTACCACAACGATTTTCTCATGCAGGATAGCTCGGTCTACATGCTGCCGGATGATATTGTCGATCCGCAGCGAAAAACTTGCCTGGCACTCAACCCGGGCGACATTGCCGTCTTCCATGGATTGACGCCTCATCGTTCCGAGCCGAACCGTTCAACACAAATGCGCCGCGTGCTCTACGTGAGTTACAACGCCCTGTCCGACGGGGGTGACCAGCGTGACGCTCATTACGCCGAATTTCGTGAGCGGCTCGCTCAGCACCGTGCCGCCCAAGCTTCCGCGTCGGTGTACTTCGAGTAA
- a CDS encoding ArsI/CadI family heavy metal resistance metalloenzyme — MSTPDPAVRFHLSLNVSNLEHAIPFFTKLLGTAPAKQRPDYAKFELASPPLVLSLEPRSPQEFGSLNHVGFRFADTKSLVDVQRQLEILGIKTQREEGVECCYAKQTKFWVNDDDKRLWEFYVLEGDIDHRGGGQPLDQVIGAESACNLLHSPVLKESPPRIWEHQMGSPFEVPPQQFDEIRLRGTFNLPEPARMVNEILNRLFAAIVPGGTVSLHILTCEQELPAPPQLSGPAAYVKHVPVRSELMRALELAGFEDLRLTTFRTAPCFEFQAHALRETKLEATRPLLASEAKGAEPVREATTASATKPSRRVLFKGPFKRIQDDFGTEWERGVPTMISDERWTRLKQSTVGELFVEIPLEAPLASCGSR, encoded by the coding sequence ATGTCGACACCTGACCCTGCTGTCCGCTTCCACCTGTCTCTGAACGTGTCCAATCTTGAGCACGCGATCCCCTTCTTCACGAAGCTGTTGGGAACCGCTCCGGCCAAGCAACGACCCGACTATGCGAAGTTTGAGCTGGCTTCGCCCCCTCTGGTGCTGTCGCTGGAACCTCGCTCGCCACAGGAGTTCGGTTCGTTGAATCATGTCGGCTTTCGATTTGCTGACACCAAGTCGCTGGTCGATGTGCAACGACAACTCGAAATCCTGGGGATCAAGACGCAACGGGAAGAAGGTGTCGAGTGCTGTTACGCAAAACAAACCAAGTTCTGGGTCAATGATGACGACAAACGGCTATGGGAATTCTATGTTCTGGAGGGAGACATCGATCACCGTGGCGGAGGTCAGCCGCTGGATCAAGTGATCGGCGCTGAATCAGCTTGTAACCTGCTGCACAGTCCCGTCTTAAAAGAATCCCCGCCGCGGATCTGGGAACACCAGATGGGATCCCCATTCGAGGTTCCCCCTCAACAGTTCGACGAAATCCGGCTACGAGGAACCTTCAATCTCCCTGAACCGGCACGCATGGTGAACGAGATTTTGAATCGTCTCTTCGCGGCAATTGTTCCCGGTGGAACCGTCTCGCTGCATATTCTCACCTGTGAGCAGGAGCTTCCTGCGCCACCACAGCTTTCCGGCCCCGCTGCGTACGTCAAACACGTTCCTGTGCGATCAGAATTGATGCGAGCTTTGGAGCTGGCCGGGTTCGAAGATCTGAGACTGACCACATTCCGCACGGCCCCCTGCTTTGAATTCCAGGCACATGCCCTGCGTGAGACAAAGCTGGAAGCAACGCGGCCCCTTCTTGCTTCAGAAGCCAAAGGGGCAGAGCCAGTCCGTGAGGCGACCACGGCATCCGCGACGAAGCCGAGCCGGCGCGTTCTTTTCAAAGGTCCCTTCAAACGGATTCAAGACGACTTTGGCACGGAATGGGAACGTGGCGTCCCTACGATGATCTCGGACGAACGTTGGACTCGCCTGAAGCAATCGACTGTCGGTGAGCTTTTCGTCGAAATTCCGCTGGAGGCACCTCTCGCAAGTTGTGGCAGTCGCTGA